Part of the Streptomyces antimycoticus genome, CTGCATTTTCACGTGGCCCGAATCCTGCAAGGAAGCATGGGGATCCCCGAGACGGGCGGGATGTACCGCGTCGCGATCAAGGACGTCAGCGGTTGGACCGTTGGCGACTTCAGCTACTCCGACTCATGAGTCACGGACCTCTGGTCGGCCCTGGAGGCGCTGTCCTGCCGACCGGACACTGAATGCGGTGAGGGCTCGACCGGCGCGCGCCGGTCGAGCCGGTGACCGTCGGGTGGAGAACGGGCTCGGGAACGCCTCGCGCTCCGCTCAGCCCGGGAAGCGGCCCGTCGACCGCAGCTGCCAGCGCCGCTCGGCGTAGGCCAGGTCGTCCCGCCACAGCCGTCCGGCCACGGCGCGCACCAGGGGACGCAGCAGTGGCGCGGCCCGGCGGGCGGCGGCGAAGCCCGGACGGTCCGAGGCGGTCACCACCGCCTCGATGACGGCGGTGCGCGGGCGGCCGCACTCGTCCGCGCCGAGCGGGGTGGCGTGGGTCTCCACGACGGAGCCCGCGCCCTCGCCCTCGGTGATGCGCATGACAACGGTGCGGGGTTCGGGCGCCGTGAAGACGGCACGGACCGGCACGACCAGCCGGCCCGCCACCTTGAACGACACGTCGACGGTAAGGCCGTCCGCGCCGCCGTCCGCCGCGCAGGCCGGCCCGCCGGGCGCGTCCACCACCGTCAGGTCGACGAACGAGTAGGGGTGGAACCACGCCCCGTGCCATGGATCGAGCCGGTTGGCGAGCACGTCCTCGGGCTCACAGACACCCACCCCGGTGTAGACGGCCGTCAGGGCACGGGTGGGCTCGGGCCGTCGCGGTACGACGGGTGCGTCCAGCGGCTCCTCCCCGCCCACCGTGTCCAGCCGCACCCACACCAGCACCCCGTCGTCGTGCACCGGCAACGGCGACCAGCCCGCGTACGGGCTGCCGTCCAGGGCGAGTCCGTGCCAGTGGCACACCAGCGTGCCGCAGCGCACCGGGCTGTCCCGCAGCGGCGCCCCCAGGTGCGGGCAGATCCCCGGTCCGCCGACGAGGCGCCCGCCGGGGCCGCGCCAGACCACGACCTCCTGACCCGCCACGGTCCGCGACGCCGGCTTGGCGTCCCCCCGCAGGGCTCGGGAGGCGCCGAGGACGTACCAGTTTCCGGACGGGCGGGCCTGCGCCCGCTTCAGTGCCCCGGCGATCACCGTCGGCCGAGCCTCGCGCCAGGTGGGCCGCTGACGCTCCCAGGGCACGGCGTGATGACGCAGCGACAGCGGCAGGCGACGGCGGTTCACGCGACTTCCTCGGCGGAGCAAACGGCCATCGCCGGCGAGGACGCGGCCGCGGGCAGGGGGCGGGCGCAAGCGGGCGGCCGGTCTCCGGGACCGGTCCGCGCACGCAGCCGGGCCGCCGCCACCCGGGCCAGCCCGTCGACGGCGACCACCGCCCTGTGCCGCCGCTGCACCGCCGACCGCCGGTGCAGCACGGTGTAGCCGTCGCGGGCGACGGTGTCCAGGATGCCGCCGTACAGGACGGCCGCAGTGCGGATACAGGGCCGCGCCACCGGGTCGAGCAGATCGATGCCGGGCACCGCCGTCCGGTACACGCCGCGGGTCAGCGCCTCGAACTCTTTGAGCGCGGCGGTGATCCGGCGGTCCGGATGGCCCGTCGCGCGGCTGCGGACCAGCAGCTCCCGGTCCACGCCGTGACCGGCGAGCAGGTCGGCGGGCAGGTAGACGCGCCCACGGTCCAGGTCCTCGCCGACATCCCGCAGGAAGTTGCTCAGCTGGAAGGCGACGCCGAGCGCCGCGGCGTACGGCGCGGCCTCCTCCCGCGGCACCACCGTGCCCAGCACCGGCAGCATTTCGAGCCCGATCACCGCGGCCGAGCCGTGCATATAGGCGCGCAGATCGGCGTAGGTGGGGTAGGCCGTCACGACCAGGTCGGAGCGCATCGCGGTCATGAAGTCCCGGAAGTGGGCGTGGTCGATGGCGTAACGGTGTGCGGTGTCGGCGAGCGCGCGCACCACGGGCTCGCCGCTGCCGCCCCGCCGCAACCCCTCCTCCAACTCGCCCTGGAGCCGGCTCAGCGCCCGCACCCGCACATCCGGTCCGGCGCCGGGGTCGAGGGAGTCGACGATGTCGTCGGCCCAGCGGGCGAAGCCGTACAGGGCGTGCACGGCGGGCCGGCGCTCGACGGGCAGCAGCCGGGTGGCGAGGAAGTAGGTCTTGCCGTGCCGGGCGTTGAGGGCGCGGCAGTGGCGGTAGGCCGCACGCAGCGCCGGATCGGTGATACCCGCCGCGTCGAGCTCTCGATCGGTCATCCGGTCCTGCCTTCGATCGCGGGGGCCGTGGGGTCGGTGAGGTCGGCCGGGGGGCTTTCCGGCACCGGGGACTGAAGCGCGGCGGGCGGGGACTGCGACGAGGAGGCCGGCGGCTCCGGCGCGCCGGTCGGACAGGGGCGAGGTGCCTCGAGCGCTCGTGGGGCGGCCGTCGCCTCCCGTGTGACGGCCCGGAACACGGACGGGACCGGGGGACCCGGGCGGGCCGGGGCACCGGCCCTCGCCGGGAGGGCGGTGGTCGTGGAGGGGCGCGAGCGGGTGGCCCCGCGTCCGGGTACGCCGGTCACGCGGGCCGCGGCCAGCTTTCCCGACAGCAGCACGGTCGGCACGCCGACGCCGGGCGTGGTGCCGCAGCCGGCCAGAACCGCGTTCTCCGTGCCGCGCACCAGGTTGCGCGGCCGGAACGGGCCGGTCTGGGCGAAGGTGTGGGCGGCGGAGAAGGGGGTCCCGGCGGCGTGCCCCTGGGTGTGCCAGTCGGCCGGGGTGATCAGGCACTCCTCCTCGATGGCGGCTTCGATGCCATCGAGTCCGCGTCGCTCCAGCTCCCGCAGCAGCGTGTCCCGGTAGCGCGGGCCGAGGCCGGACCAGGCCGCCGCGTGCGGGCCGATGGCGGTGTTGGGGCAGGGGGCGAGGATGTAGTGCAGGTGGCGGCCCGGCGGCGCGAGGCCGGGGTCGGTGGCGGTGGGTCGGGTGATGAGCAGCGACGGGTCGCTCATCAGCTGTCCGGCACGGGTGAGTTCGTCGAACGTGGTGTGCCATGCCGCGCCGAACGAGAGCGTGTGGTGGGCGAGGTGGGGCCAGGTGCGGTCCGTGCCGGCGTGCAGCACGACCGCGGAG contains:
- a CDS encoding DUF5914 domain-containing protein, with product MNRRRLPLSLRHHAVPWERQRPTWREARPTVIAGALKRAQARPSGNWYVLGASRALRGDAKPASRTVAGQEVVVWRGPGGRLVGGPGICPHLGAPLRDSPVRCGTLVCHWHGLALDGSPYAGWSPLPVHDDGVLVWVRLDTVGGEEPLDAPVVPRRPEPTRALTAVYTGVGVCEPEDVLANRLDPWHGAWFHPYSFVDLTVVDAPGGPACAADGGADGLTVDVSFKVAGRLVVPVRAVFTAPEPRTVVMRITEGEGAGSVVETHATPLGADECGRPRTAVIEAVVTASDRPGFAAARRAAPLLRPLVRAVAGRLWRDDLAYAERRWQLRSTGRFPG
- a CDS encoding phytoene/squalene synthase family protein, whose amino-acid sequence is MTDRELDAAGITDPALRAAYRHCRALNARHGKTYFLATRLLPVERRPAVHALYGFARWADDIVDSLDPGAGPDVRVRALSRLQGELEEGLRRGGSGEPVVRALADTAHRYAIDHAHFRDFMTAMRSDLVVTAYPTYADLRAYMHGSAAVIGLEMLPVLGTVVPREEAAPYAAALGVAFQLSNFLRDVGEDLDRGRVYLPADLLAGHGVDRELLVRSRATGHPDRRITAALKEFEALTRGVYRTAVPGIDLLDPVARPCIRTAAVLYGGILDTVARDGYTVLHRRSAVQRRHRAVVAVDGLARVAAARLRARTGPGDRPPACARPLPAAASSPAMAVCSAEEVA